The Bombus pascuorum chromosome 11, iyBomPasc1.1, whole genome shotgun sequence genome has a window encoding:
- the LOC132911978 gene encoding transferrin codes for MIFRRSALAALTFLANAILLTTAHSSERIFTICVPEVYWKECADMIKDSAVKGIPISCISGRDRYECIERVGKKEADVVAVDPEDMYLVAKNNHLQEKAGYNIVEQVRTKEEPHAPYRYEAVAVIHKDLNINNVQGLRGLKSCHTGVGRNVGYKIPITKLTDMGVLNNLHDPEYSARENELRALSSLFSKGCLVGTWSPDPAINRRLKETYSNMCALCEKPEVCDYPDIYSGYEGALRCLAHNGGEVAWTKVIYVKRFFGLPVGMTPAVPTSENPADYRYFCPDGSKVPIDANTKPCTWAARPWQGYMTNNAVNDVEAVQKELTELGKLGEEKKAAWWKDIMLLDEKTLAVPASPVLPANHLKDAKYLDVIERNSGATDKSARWCVWSKNALDKCNTLAKAAYSRDVRPKIECLVEKSQDDCLKAIKIGNAELLVIEGGWASHAIKDFNTIPIIAESYGPGSTDFGERAAVAVIKKSSSINKIDDLKGKKSCHSGYKGNFAGWTAPSHVLKHKKFISSEDDLANFFTASCAPGAPIESTLCQQCVGNSASKDDRIREASKCKPNNEEAYNGGKGALACLLEGKGDVAFLPSPALLSDVDSSKIELLCPNGGRAAINEWQTCNLGLEPPRLIVSSAAKTPNALEELTHGILAASGLYSKRPDLLHLFGTWSDQSNILFRNEAKGLVSVNKTWNKWNDWQQTQQTYGMA; via the exons ATGATCTTCCGTCGTTCTGCCCTCGCGGCTCTCACGTTCCTCGCGAACGCGATACTTCTTACCACCGCTCATTCTTCTGAACGAATCT tTACAATATGCGTCCCCGAGGTGTATTGGAAAGAATGCGCGGACATGATCAAAGACTCAGCTGTCAAGGGAATTCCAATCTCGTGCATCTCTGGTCGTGATCGATACGAGTGCATCGAAAGGGTTGGTAAAAAGGAGGCCGATGTAGTAGCTGTCGATCCGGAAGATATGTACCTGGTGGCGAAGAACAACCACCTGCAGGAGAAAGCCGGCTACAACATTGTCGAACAG GTAAGAACAAAGGAGGAGCCACACGCGCCGTATCGTTACGAAGCAGTAGCCGTGATACACAAGGACCTGAACATCAACAACGTGCAAGGCTTGCGTGGATTAAAGTCCTGCCACACCGGTGTGGGCCGTAACGTTGGTTACAAAATTCCGATCACCAAACTCACTGACATGGGAGTACTGAACAATTTACACGATCCAGAATATTCAGCGCGCGAGAACGAGCTACGTGCATTGAGTTCTCTCTTCTCCAAGGGATGTTTGGTCGGCACCTGGTCTCCGGATCCAGCGATCAACCGCAGACTTA AGGAAACCTATTCGAATATGTGCGCTCTTTGCGAAAAACCGGAAGTTTGCGACTACCCGGATATTTACTCTGGATACGAGGGCGCGTTGAGATGTCTCGCGCATAATGGTGGTGAGGTAGCCTGGACAAAGGTGATCTACGTGAAACGCTTCTTCGGCTTGCCAGTCGGTATGACACCTGCAGTCCCGACCTCAGAAAATCCTGCTGACTACCGATACTTCTGCCCGGACGGTAGCAAAGTACCAATAGACGCAAACACGAAACCTTGCACCTGGGCTGCCAGACCTTGGCAAGGATACATGACCAACAACGCAGTGAATGACGTAGAAGCGGTTCAAAAG GAATTGACGGAGCTTGGTAAActaggagaagaaaaaaaggcagCTTGGTGGAAAGACATCATGCTACTGGACGAAAAAACTTTAGCAGTCCCCGCGTCACCGGTATTGCCCGCAAACCACTTAAAGGACGCAAAATATCTTGATGTGATCGAAAGAAACTCTGGAGCTACAGACAAAAGTGCTCGATGGTGTGTCTGGTCCAAGAACGCTCTTGACAAGTGCAATACTCTTGCAAAAGCAGCGTACTCGAG AGATGTCAGGCCAAAAATCGAGTGTTTGGTCGAAAAGAGTCAAGACGACTGCTTGAAAGCCATCAAGATAGGTAACGCGGAATTATTGGTTATCGAAGGAGGTTGGGCTTCTCATGCGATTAAAGACTTTAACACGATCCCCATAATCGCGGAATCGTATGGCCCAGGTTCCACAGATTTCGGCGAGAGAGCAGCAGTGGCAGTTATCAAGAAATCTTCTTCGATAAACAAAATTG ATGATCTGAAGGGCAAGAAATCTTGCCATAGTGGATATAAGGGTAACTTTGCCGGTTGGACAGCACCGTCGCATgtattgaaacataaaaagtTTATATCCTCGGAGGACGATCTAGCCAATTTCTTCACGGCATCGTGTGCCCCTGGAGCGCCAATCGAGTCGACACTGTGTCAACAGTGCGTTGGAAACTCGGCGAGCAAAGACGATCGAATCCGAGAAGCTAGCAAATGCAAGCCAAATAACGAGGAAGCGTACAACGGCGGCAAGGGAGCTCTCGC TTGCTTGTTAGAAGGCAAGGGAGACGTCGCATTCCTGCCATCGCCAGCTTTGTTGAGCGACGTCGATTCCTCAAAGATAGAGTTACTTTGCCCGAATGGTGGACGCGCTGCTATTAACGAATGGCAGACATGCAACTTAGGACTGGAGCCACCAAGACTGATCGTCAGCTCGGCTGCTAAAACCCCGAACGCTTTGGAAGAGCTCACTCATGGTATATTAGCCGCCAGTGGCCTGTACTCAAAGCGGCCCGATCTTCTACACCTGTTCGGCACTTGGTCCGACCAATCGAATATCCTGTTCAGG AACGAGGCAAAGGGTCTCGTATCAGTGAACAAAACGTGGAACAAGTGGAACGATTGGCAACAAACGCAACAAACTTACGGCATGGCATGA
- the LOC132911979 gene encoding uncharacterized protein LOC132911979 produces MESKVTSSYGKNDPKQVNETTSRPVRRIESKKIEISNELFEKRHSIEEPPIDKQLPLSKIPSRRSRSVQPARTVTRNTSQRSFSVDRREKSSGFGSVNKCATLNKPASRPIGKITVTLESKNKVSDKRKKISSNSPKIDREKEKSLTIKTVTPADGSLLRPPIKTPIKVVIRRKKYNTNVPKKGELLEPRNNFNEEIKFFPAELLYHGEYLDELPLIEHEREQRAPQLSDNFLTKHINAEQRRLVVIFIIRLGVHCRYSSRIVYQAVKLFDAVMDKISPDTTFIQLNALASLWIMLKRQEKFHKIPSAMKMVSLANDLYIGREDLLIDCERKILEVLNFNITFADAFSLFTHHLISCQRYIDISEDIGSLLHDCGCYMIDITLLDERFCKISASLISITVLELVLGIGLDVARDNTIPRWLFWRGVLSAVVSFPQRFEHKEIDSLRVMILRRVIDSEITQDSFNVVYKKYTRTRYGRISKYFLAQVTRIPAAETIYDP; encoded by the exons ATGGAGTCGAAAGTCACGTCATCCTACGGGAAAAATGATCCTAAACAGGTAAACGAGACAACGAGCCGCCCTGTTCGTCGAATTGAATcaaaaaagattgaaatttcgaaCGAATTGTTTGAAAAAAGACACTCGATAGAGGAGCCACCAATAGACAAACAGCTTCCGCTATCTAAGATACCCAGTCGCAGATCTCGTTCCGTTCAGCCAGCGCGAACCGTCACGCGTAACACGTCGCAACGTTCATTTTCAGTCGATCGGCGCGAGAAAAGTTCTGGATTCGGTTCGGTTAATAAATGTGCGACTCTAAATAAACCAGCATCGAGGCCAATAGGAAAAATAACTGTAACTCTAGAGTCGAAAAACAAGGTCAGCGACAAAAG aaaaaaaatttcgtcCAACTCACCGAAGATCGatcgagaaaaggaaaagtcgCTGACTATAAAAACGGTGACGCCTGCCGATGGATCATTGCTACGGCCACCGATAAAGACTCCTATCAAG gtGGTGATTCGACGGAAAAAGTACAACACAAACGTGCCTAAGAAGGGTGAGTTACTGGAACctcgaaataatttcaacgaagAAATCAAGTTTTTCCCCGCCGAATTACTGTATCACGGAGAATACCTCGATGAACTGCCGCTGATCGAGCATGAAAGGGAACAACGAGCACCGCAATTGTCGGATAATTTCTTAACGAAGCACATCAACGCGGAGCAGAGGAGGCTGGtcgtcatttttataatacgtCTTGGA GTACACTGCCGATATTCGTCGCGTATTGTGTATCAAGCGGTGAAGCTGTTTGACGCCGTTATGGACAAGATTTCCCCGGATACAACGTTTATCCAATTGAACGCGTTGGCCAGTTTGTGGATCATGCTCAAGAGACAAGAGAAATTTCATAAGATTCCGTCG GCTATGAAGATGGTGTCTCTTGCCAATGATCTTTACATAGGAAGAGAGGACTTGTTAATTGATTGCGAGAGAAAGATTTTGGAAGTTCTTAATTTTAACATCACGTTCGCCGATGCGTTTAGCCTTTTTACGCATCATCTCATTAGCTGCCAGCGTTACATCGACATATCCGAGGATATTGGATCCCTTCTACACGACTGCGGCTGTTACAtg ATCGACATCACACTTCTGGACGAgcgattttgtaaaatatccgCAAGTTTGATCAGCATAACAGTATTAGAGTTGGTGCTCGGTATCGGTTTGGACGTTGCAAGGGACAATACTATACCCCGATGGTTGTTCTGGAGAGGTGTACTCTCCGCCGTCGTTAGTTTCCCACAAAG ATTCGAACACAAGGAGATCGATTCACTTCGTGTTATGATATTACGGCGCGTGATAGATTCGGAAATCACGCAGGACAGTTTCAATGTggtatacaaaaaatatactcGCACCAGATACGGTCggatatcgaaatatttcctGGCACAGGTTACCAGGATACCTGCCGCAGAAACTATTTACGATCCGtag